DNA from Bacteroides zoogleoformans:
AAAGAACTTAAAACAAAGTTTATTGAAGGTACTGCTTCTTTCATGAGTTTGGTTGCCATCGCATTAGTTATCGGTCTTGCTTTCTGCATTGAACGTATCATTTACTTGAGCTTGGCTGAAATCAACACTAAGAAATTTATGGCTGCTGTTGAGGCCGCTTTGGAAAAAGGTGACGTTGAAGCCGCTAAAGACATTGCACGCAACACAAGAGGTCCCATTGCCTCTATCTACTATCAAGGCCTGATGAGAATCGATCAAGGCATTGACGTGGTGGAGAAATCTGTAGTATCTTACGGTGGCGTACAAGCCGGTTATCTGGAAAAAGGTTGCTCTTGGATCACATTGTTCATTGCCATGGCTCCGTCTTTGGGATTCTTGGGTACTGTAATCGGTATGGTTCAGGCATTTGATAAAATCCAACAAGTAGGTGATATCTCTCCGACGGTTGTGGCAGGTGGTATGAAGGTTGCCTTGATCACTACTATCTTCGGTTTGATCGTTGCTTTGATTCTGCAGGTGTTCTATAACTACATCCTGTCTAAGATTGAAGCTCTGACAAGTGAAATGGAAGATTCTTCCATCTCTCTGTTGGATATGGTTATCAAATATGACTTGAAATACAAAAAATAATAAAGATGGCTAAGTTATCATATAAAGTATCATATTACGTACTCTACGCCATGTTTGCCGCCATTTTGGCGGTATTGGGCTTGTTCTACTTCGGTGGAGACGCTCAGGGCGATGCAGTATTGATGAATGTTGACGCAGAAATGTGGCAACCGGCTCAGACAGACAGCTTGATCTTCTTGATGTACGGTTTGCTCTTTTTGGCTGTGATTGCTACGGTGGTTGCTTTCTTGTTCCAATTCGGTTCGGCCTTGAAAGATAACCCGGGAAAAGCATTGAAGTCTTTGATTGGTGTAATAATATTAGCTGCTGTGGTAGTTGTGGCTTGGGCTATGGGTAGTGATCAACCGCTCAATATTCCGGGTTATGATGGTGCAGATAATGTTCCTTTCTGGTTGAAGATTACTGATATGTTCCTTTACTCTATCTACATATTGTTTGGTGCAACAGTGCTTGCTATCATCTGTAGTAGTATTAAGAAGAAATTATCATAACTGATTGGGGGAATCCCGATTTAAAGAGTAATTACAATGGCAAAAGGAAAAAGAAAAGTACCTGATATTAACTCCAGTTCTACAGCGGATATTGCATTCCTGTTGCTCATCTTCTTCTTGATTACAACTTCTATGGATACTGACCGCGGTTTGGCAAGACGTTTGCCTCCTCCGCCGGAGAAAGATCAGAAAATAGATGATGTGAAGAAGAAAGAACGTAACGTATTGCAAGTCTTCCTGAATATGAACGACCAGTTGATGTGTGGTAATGAATATATCGGAGTAGACCAATTGCGTGCAAAAGCGAAAGAATTTATCGCCAATCCGTATAATGATGAAGCAAAACCGGAAAAGATAGCAAAGAATGTTCCTTTCTTCGGTACTGTTCAAGTGACGGATGGACATGTGATTTCTTTGCGTTGTGACCGTGGCTCTTCATATAAGGCATATTTGGCCGTGCAGAATGAGTTGGTGGCAGCTTATAATGAGTTGCGTGACGAATTGGCTCAGGAAAAATGGCAGAAGAGATATGCGGATTTGGATGCGGAGCAGCAAGACGCAATTCGTGAAATTTATTCTCAGAAAATCTCTGAGGCAGAACCTAAAAAGTACGGAGAAAAGAAGTAATGGGAAAATTTAATAAGACTGGTAAACGTGAGATGCCGGCGTTGAACACTTCTTCTCTGCCTGACCTTATCTTCACCTTGTTGTTCTTCTTCATGATTGTAACAACCATGCGTGAGGTAACATTAAAGGTTGAGTTTAAGGTTCCGCAAGCCACAGAATTGGAGAAACTTGAAAAGAAATCTTTGGTTACGTTTATCTATGTAGGAAAACCTACTGCCGAGTTTCGTAAGAAATTAGGTAATGAGAGCCGTATTCAATTGAACGACAGCTATGCGGAAGTTGCTGAAATTCAGGATTACATTATTGGTGAACGTGCCAGTATGAAAGAAGAAGATCAGCCGCAGATGACCGTGTCATTGAAAGTGGACCAAGATACCAAGATGGGTATCGTGACCGATATCAAAGAGGCTCTTCGTAAAGCTTATGCGTTAAAGATTAACTATTCTGCGCAACCGCGTCAGTAAGTAGTCGATTAGGATTATAGAATAAAAGTCGCTTGGGGAGATACCAAGCGACTTTTGTTCTATATGAGCACTGTGAATTTCATCGGGGTGTCCTGAAAAAGTCATTGTGAGGGAGGCTTCTTTTCGGGCCGCTTTCTTTGAAATGTGGCCGGTTCTTTCTTCTGCTGTGGACTGACGGTTCGTAGCGTGTGGCTATGGACTGATGTTGTAGACATTGCGGTGGATGTCCTCCTTTACGATATCGAAGAACTCGTTGCATTGCATATCTCCATATACCATGAGCCGCATGGGGAGATAGCCGTCTCCTGCCCTGTAGGGCGGTTGCTGATAAGGCTTCTCCCATAAGGCAAAGCCGTTGCGTTGGTAAAAACGGATGCGGCGTTGCGCCATTTCTCCCTCCGGCATTTCTGCTTCCAGCACGATGGGACGTTCTAACTGTCGGCATAAGTGCTTCAACACATTTTTGCCATGTCCTTCGTTGCGGTGTTCAGGCGAGATGGCAAAATGTTCCACATAATAGAACTGTCCGAAATCCCAATATGTAATGAAGCCTATCGGTTCGCTATCTTGAAAGATTATGTTGCTGTGAAACGCAGGCTGAGTGTCTGTGTTCTTGCGCTGTTCCTCAGGTTCCCTATACTCCTCCGGAGGAAAGGAAGCAATCATAAGTCTTTCCGCGTAGTGATACAAATTCGCATCGGCTGTTGTAATGCGCTGAAGTCTTATCATTGTTGGGTTTTGATTGCTTTCTTATTCCGTATAGAATTTGATGATACGCCGGATGTTTCGCTGGCAAACCGGACAGAACTCAGGATATTCGTTGGTGCGCATGCGGCAGTTGTCCGCCGGTCGATAAATTCCTTTGGAGGAGTATCCACCTCCTTCATATACGCCTACGGGGAATTTTTTACTGTCGGCGACGGGAGTAGGAATAGGTGTTCCTTTCGCCAGCATGTCTTGCCATTTGGACGCAAAGTCGGTCTGTGTGGTGATATTCTGTTCCCATGGCTCTATGTCCAGCGGATAGGTGTCTGTCATCACGTCGTTGTCGTAGAAATATTCATCAGCGAGTCCGCCGAAGCTGTGACCGAACTCGTGTACTACAACAGGGCGGAACAAGGGATGATGGGATGTTGTCAATGTATAAGAGTTGTAGATGCCGCCCCCGCCATATTCGTTCGTATTGGCCAGAATGATGATATGCTCGTAAGGGATTCCCGCCAGAGCGTCGTGTATGGATTTGACGCGCGAGGTTGTCAGGTATCTGTCAGAGTAGAATGTACTGAAATGTGAACCGAATGCCGTTCTTTTCCACTCTCCGAGGCGGGGTACACTCACTCCGCTGTCTTCCGACGGGCTGTCCACTGCCACAACATTGAAATGCTTTTTCATGGATTGAAAAGGTTCGTGAGAGAACAGGGCCTCGAGGGCTATGGTCGCATCCTGATGGAATAGCGTCATTTCATCGGGCGTATATCCTTCTGCAAGAATGGCAATGTCTATACATTCGTCAGGCTTGCCGTTTTGGAGCAAATAGGAATGCGGCGTGACGTGAGCTGTTCCCTTCTGATGTATCAGGACATCGTCAGGATTGACCAGGTGCTTCAAGCGGGTACGGATATTCTTGCGCGGGTCGAGGATTTTTATTTCTATCTCGGCCGGGCGCAGAGGGTAAGGAAGGAGAAATGTGTTTTCAAAGCCTTTACTTACGCTTTGCGCTTCGTCTGTCTCCAGCCATTCCTGGAAGAGTGAAGAAAACGAGGTTCTATAAATGATGTTGCCGCCGGCCACATCACGCATCACGATTTGTCCGTTTCCTTGTAACGGAAGTTCGGCCAAATGATGCTTTCTTCCCGCCCATCCGGGCAAGGAGGATAATTCATCCAGACAGATTTCTTGTTTTGCCGCATTTCCTGTAAAAAGATAGTCGACACGCAGAGATTTGTCAGCAAAGTAATCGGCAAAATTTTGGGCACGCATGGTCGCTACAGCAACCAGACATACTAAAAACACAATGTATTTTTTCATGACTATCAGTAATTGGTTCTGCCACAAAGATATATTTTTTTAAGTTTATCTGCAATCATTTATTCGAGAGAGGTGACTTTTTTGCACCTGTTTGGTGCTTTGTTGCCGAAAAAAAACGTTTTTTTGCAAGATAAAGTTATAAATCACATCTTTAATGGCAAAAAAATAATTAACTTTGCGTCTCTGCCTTTATACATACAAGGCTTTTAAATTATTAATCATTATAGAACTTAATATGGGACATCATCAATTGGATACTTTGGATGAGCAGATATTGAAGCTTATTGCCGACAATGCGCGTATTCCTTTTCTTGAAGTGGCCAGAGCTTGCAATGTGTCGGGAGCAGCCATTCATCAGCGCATTCAGAAACTTACTAACATGGGGATATTGAAAGGCTCTGAATATGTCATCGACCCTGAAAAAATAGGTTATGAGACTTGCGCTTATATCGGGCTCTTCTTGCAGGATCCCGCTTCTTTTGATGCGGTGGCGAATGCTTTGGAGACTATTCCCGAAGTTGTGGAATGCCATTTCACGACGGGTAAGTATGATATGTTTATAAAGCTTTATGCCCGCAACAACCATCATTTGCTAAGCATTATACATGAGAAATTACAGCCCTTGGGATTGGCGCGTACTGAAACCTTGATTTCATTCCACGAAGCCATCAAGCGCCAGATGCCGATAGAGATAGAAGAAGGAAAAGATTGAGAAACCGCTTGGGGTTCTATCGGCGGCTATAATCGACAAAAGCATAAGGGTAGGGATGCTTCTCATCGGCAGGGTGAGATTCCCTACTTTTTTCTTGCCATACCTTCATGTCTATTGCCGGGAAGTAGGCGTCAACCAGAGGGGCTGCCGCATCCACTTCGGTCAGGCAGAGCATATCGGCCAAGGGAAGTGCTTGATGATATACGCTTGAACCGCCGATGATGTAAACCTGTTCGTCGGGGCGGCAGCTATTCAGTGCATCTTCCAATGAAAAGAACACTTCCGCTCCGGCATAAGTTGCATCCCGGCGTGAAGTGAGAACCACGTTACGACGATTGGGCAAAGCGCCTTTCGGCAGAGACTCGAATGTCTTTCTGCCCATGATGATGGTGTTGCCGGTAGTGAGGGCCTTGAAACGTTTCAAATCATTGGGAAGCCAGAACAGAAGCTTGTTCCGGTAACCGATGCCCATGCGGCGGTCGATAGCTGCGATGATACTTATCATAATACTGTTGAATCTGTTATATGGCTACTTTTCCTGCAATATGCGGGTGGGGGTTGTAATTGACCAGTTCGAAGTCTTCGAACCGGAAGTCGAAGATGCTTTTTACATCCGGATTGATGTTCATTTGCGGCAAGTCACGCGGTTCGCGTGTCAGTTGGAGTTTTACTTGTTCCAGATGGTTGAGATAGATATGGGCGTCTCCCAATGTATGGATGAAATCACCGGCTTTCAATCCGGTGACTTGTGCCATCATCTGTAAGAGCAAGGCGTAAGAAGCAATGTTGAAAGGCACGCCTAAAAAGATATCCGCACTGCGTTGGTATAGTTGCAGGCTTAACTTCCCGTCGGCAACGTAGAATTGAAAGAATGCGTGACATGGGGGCAGGTTCATATTGTCCAAATCGCCTACATTCCATGCGCTGACGATGATTCGGCGCGAGTCGGGATTGTGCTTGATGGTGTTTACAGCCTCACTGATCTGGTCGATGAAGCCCCCCTTATAATTGGGCCACGACCGCCATTGATAGCCGTAAATATGTCCCAGGTCACCGTTCTCGTCTGCCCACTCGTTCCAGATGCGTACACCGTTGTCTTGTAGATATTTCACGTTGGTATCTCCTTGCAGAAACCACAGTAGTTCGTGTATGATGGATTTCAGATGTAGCTTTTTGGTGGTCAGGCATGGAAATCCTTCCTCCAGATTGAAGCGCATTTGATGTCCGAATATGCTGATGGTACCGGTGCCGGTGCGGTCGTCTTTTTCCACACCTTCGGCCAGTACACGATTGAGCAGGTCTAAATATTGTTTCATTGAGAGATTGCCTTTGGATTTATGATTGCAAAGTTAGTGTTTTTAAAGAATCTACCAATCAATAGGTTTAGTTTGTTTGTTGTATATCTCTTCAAGTTCTAAACTAAACCACTTTTACCCTAACAAAGACAAGCTTTGGCTGCATAGTTCATGATTTTTTCTTTTCGCCAGCCCCAATACTACTTTTTAATCGTTTTTGCTCTATTTCAATGCGGATTAAAATAGAGCAAAATTCATTGTTGTTGATAGGTAAGAAAGAATAGAAACTTTATTATTACCTTTCCTCTAAAGAAAAAAATGATTTCTTTATTATGCCGGTGTAAAAAGCTCATGCTTTTTATGTACTTTTGTATCTGAAATATTATTCTAAATAAGGATTTTAAGGTTAAATCATATGATACTTGAATTTACAGTAGAGAATTACAGGTCGTTCTATGGAAAGAAGACTTTGGTATTAGAAGCTGATAAGGCACTGAAAGAATGCTCGGATACTAATCTATTTTCCTGTAACAAGCATATTTTGCTCCGTACACTTGCGTTATATGGACCAAATTCTAGTGGAAAGTCGAATCTTGTTAGTGCGATGCTCACGATGGCAAGGTGCATATTGTTGTCTGTGAAGTTAAATGACAATGAAGAATTGGAGTATGATCCGTTTCTTCTTTTAAAAGACAATGAGCGACCTACTATGTTTGAGGTGATATTCCTCAAAGGTGAATATTGCTACAGATATGGATTCCGGTATAACTTTGAACGTATAGTTGATGAGTGGCTGTTGCGTAAAAGCACACCTCGTTCTAAAGAACAGATGATGTTCGTCAGAAATGAGGAAGGAATTTGCGTAGAGGAGAATAATTTTCCGGAAGGAGTAGGGTATGAAGAAAAGACCAATGATAATCGATTGTTTTTGTCATTGTGCCAACAATTGGGCGGAGAAATATCTCGACAGGTTATCTCTTGGTTTCAGTCGGATTTTAACGTGATCTCCGGGTTGAACAATCAGCAGTATAGATCATATTCAAAGCTTTTCTTCCATAAAAAAGAACAATCCAGTGCAGAAGCACTTAAATTCTTTCAGAAACTGAGACTTGGATTTAATAGCATTCTTACTCATGAAGAAGATCCAAATGTGGCAATGGATTTACCGACTGAGTTGAGAGCTATTTTCCAAAAAGAAATGCAAGGAAAGAAAAGCATTGAATTGGATTCCGTACATAACATCTACTCGGATAGAGGGAAGGTCGTGGGCTCAGTTAATTTTTCGTTTGAGGAGAGGGAGTCGTCCGGTACAAACAAATTGTTTGACCTTTCCGGTCCTATCTTTGAAACCTTGTATACTGGTGCCGTACTTGTTATTGACGAATTAGATGCAAAGATGCACCCTTTGATTTCTCAGTATATTATTGAGTTATTCAATAATCCTGAAACAAATCCTAAGAACGCTCAACTGATTTTTACTACTCACGACACACACTTGCTGTCACAGAAAATTCTTCGTCGCGACCAGATTTGGTTTACAGAGAAGGACTCGAAGGAGCAGACGGACTTGTATAGTCTGATGGACATAGTTCTTCCTGATGGTACAAAGCCTCGCAACGATGCCAACTACGAGAGAAACTATATTGCCGGACGATATGGTGCTATTCCTTATATCCTTAACGATTAATTTTAAGGCTATGACAGCAAAGAAAATAAAGATTGATAATGTTTCCTTGAAATTCAAGAGACAGTCACAGAGACGTAAGCAAAAGTTTATACGTTGTTCTATATTAATTGTATGTGAAGGGACTAAGACTGAACCCAACTATTTTGAGGCATTTGCTGAAAAACAGCAAGGAGTGATTGTTTACGATATCGAAGTCAAAGGGCTTGGTCGTGGGACAAAGGGTGTTGTAGAGAAAGCAATTGAACTGAAAAATAAGAACAATTACGATCGGGTATGGGCTGTGTTTGATAAAGACGAATTTCCTGCTAAAGATTTCAATGAGGCAATTTTAATGGGGCAAAATAATGGCATTGAGATAGCTTGGAGCAATGAAGCATTCGAGTTGTGGTATTTATATCATTTCCAAAATGTGACAACAGGTGTTTCAAGAAAGCATTATGAAGAGAAGATTTCTGCGGCTGTGAATGCTTCCCCAAAATACCAGTCAAAGAAGAAATATCTATACACAAAGAAAGATCCTAGCAACTACGACATCATGACTACCTATGGTTCTATGGATTCGGCGATGCAGTTCGCAGAAGCCAAGCATCTTGAATACACAGATGCTCGTTACGCAAATCAGAATCCATGCACGACGGTTTATCGACTTGTGAGACAATTGTTAGGTAAGGATGAGGTCTTGAATGTAGAGATCATGTCATCGGTTGAAAATAGTAAGGAATCGTCGCCAAAACAGTATTATGATAGATAAATTACCAAGATAAGCGAATAGCCTATGCTCATTGCCAAAGCTTATACCATTTTCATAATGTCAAAATGAAAAGCATAAGAATCATACGTGTAATAATAAAAATAACCCGTTGGCGGAATTAATTTAGTGCATACTTAATTCTGCCTATAGGCTTATTGTTGATGAAATTTACATATTGTAAAATGGTTAGCGCACTAATTTTGCTGATAATTCCGGCAAACAAGCCAAAAGACATAGTTACACTTGTACAAGTGTAAACGGCTTATTATCAGCGAAATCACAGAAAAGGTGTCAGCAGGTTGCCTATCCACCCCACGAACTTTTTCCATGTTGAGCGTTTCTTCCAATATTCCGGAG
Protein-coding regions in this window:
- a CDS encoding MotA/TolQ/ExbB proton channel family protein, producing the protein MKKLFAIVAVMGVLTFGSTQLAQAQDAPAAEQTEQAEAAVASAADEAAAPAGVEAEEGGIHKELKTKFIEGTASFMSLVAIALVIGLAFCIERIIYLSLAEINTKKFMAAVEAALEKGDVEAAKDIARNTRGPIASIYYQGLMRIDQGIDVVEKSVVSYGGVQAGYLEKGCSWITLFIAMAPSLGFLGTVIGMVQAFDKIQQVGDISPTVVAGGMKVALITTIFGLIVALILQVFYNYILSKIEALTSEMEDSSISLLDMVIKYDLKYKK
- a CDS encoding ExbD/TolR family protein; the encoded protein is MAKGKRKVPDINSSSTADIAFLLLIFFLITTSMDTDRGLARRLPPPPEKDQKIDDVKKKERNVLQVFLNMNDQLMCGNEYIGVDQLRAKAKEFIANPYNDEAKPEKIAKNVPFFGTVQVTDGHVISLRCDRGSSYKAYLAVQNELVAAYNELRDELAQEKWQKRYADLDAEQQDAIREIYSQKISEAEPKKYGEKK
- a CDS encoding ExbD/TolR family protein is translated as MGKFNKTGKREMPALNTSSLPDLIFTLLFFFMIVTTMREVTLKVEFKVPQATELEKLEKKSLVTFIYVGKPTAEFRKKLGNESRIQLNDSYAEVAEIQDYIIGERASMKEEDQPQMTVSLKVDQDTKMGIVTDIKEALRKAYALKINYSAQPRQ
- a CDS encoding GNAT family N-acetyltransferase — encoded protein: MIRLQRITTADANLYHYAERLMIASFPPEEYREPEEQRKNTDTQPAFHSNIIFQDSEPIGFITYWDFGQFYYVEHFAISPEHRNEGHGKNVLKHLCRQLERPIVLEAEMPEGEMAQRRIRFYQRNGFALWEKPYQQPPYRAGDGYLPMRLMVYGDMQCNEFFDIVKEDIHRNVYNISP
- a CDS encoding IgA Peptidase M64, with protein sequence MKKYIVFLVCLVAVATMRAQNFADYFADKSLRVDYLFTGNAAKQEICLDELSSLPGWAGRKHHLAELPLQGNGQIVMRDVAGGNIIYRTSFSSLFQEWLETDEAQSVSKGFENTFLLPYPLRPAEIEIKILDPRKNIRTRLKHLVNPDDVLIHQKGTAHVTPHSYLLQNGKPDECIDIAILAEGYTPDEMTLFHQDATIALEALFSHEPFQSMKKHFNVVAVDSPSEDSGVSVPRLGEWKRTAFGSHFSTFYSDRYLTTSRVKSIHDALAGIPYEHIIILANTNEYGGGGIYNSYTLTTSHHPLFRPVVVHEFGHSFGGLADEYFYDNDVMTDTYPLDIEPWEQNITTQTDFASKWQDMLAKGTPIPTPVADSKKFPVGVYEGGGYSSKGIYRPADNCRMRTNEYPEFCPVCQRNIRRIIKFYTE
- a CDS encoding Lrp/AsnC family transcriptional regulator gives rise to the protein MGHHQLDTLDEQILKLIADNARIPFLEVARACNVSGAAIHQRIQKLTNMGILKGSEYVIDPEKIGYETCAYIGLFLQDPASFDAVANALETIPEVVECHFTTGKYDMFIKLYARNNHHLLSIIHEKLQPLGLARTETLISFHEAIKRQMPIEIEEGKD
- a CDS encoding dihydrofolate reductase — its product is MISIIAAIDRRMGIGYRNKLLFWLPNDLKRFKALTTGNTIIMGRKTFESLPKGALPNRRNVVLTSRRDATYAGAEVFFSLEDALNSCRPDEQVYIIGGSSVYHQALPLADMLCLTEVDAAAPLVDAYFPAIDMKVWQEKSRESHPADEKHPYPYAFVDYSRR
- a CDS encoding thymidylate synthase, which produces MKQYLDLLNRVLAEGVEKDDRTGTGTISIFGHQMRFNLEEGFPCLTTKKLHLKSIIHELLWFLQGDTNVKYLQDNGVRIWNEWADENGDLGHIYGYQWRSWPNYKGGFIDQISEAVNTIKHNPDSRRIIVSAWNVGDLDNMNLPPCHAFFQFYVADGKLSLQLYQRSADIFLGVPFNIASYALLLQMMAQVTGLKAGDFIHTLGDAHIYLNHLEQVKLQLTREPRDLPQMNINPDVKSIFDFRFEDFELVNYNPHPHIAGKVAI
- a CDS encoding AAA family ATPase; translation: MILEFTVENYRSFYGKKTLVLEADKALKECSDTNLFSCNKHILLRTLALYGPNSSGKSNLVSAMLTMARCILLSVKLNDNEELEYDPFLLLKDNERPTMFEVIFLKGEYCYRYGFRYNFERIVDEWLLRKSTPRSKEQMMFVRNEEGICVEENNFPEGVGYEEKTNDNRLFLSLCQQLGGEISRQVISWFQSDFNVISGLNNQQYRSYSKLFFHKKEQSSAEALKFFQKLRLGFNSILTHEEDPNVAMDLPTELRAIFQKEMQGKKSIELDSVHNIYSDRGKVVGSVNFSFEERESSGTNKLFDLSGPIFETLYTGAVLVIDELDAKMHPLISQYIIELFNNPETNPKNAQLIFTTHDTHLLSQKILRRDQIWFTEKDSKEQTDLYSLMDIVLPDGTKPRNDANYERNYIAGRYGAIPYILND
- a CDS encoding RloB family protein; protein product: MTAKKIKIDNVSLKFKRQSQRRKQKFIRCSILIVCEGTKTEPNYFEAFAEKQQGVIVYDIEVKGLGRGTKGVVEKAIELKNKNNYDRVWAVFDKDEFPAKDFNEAILMGQNNGIEIAWSNEAFELWYLYHFQNVTTGVSRKHYEEKISAAVNASPKYQSKKKYLYTKKDPSNYDIMTTYGSMDSAMQFAEAKHLEYTDARYANQNPCTTVYRLVRQLLGKDEVLNVEIMSSVENSKESSPKQYYDR